In Desulfatirhabdium butyrativorans DSM 18734, one genomic interval encodes:
- the mutY gene encoding A/G-specific adenine glycosylase, whose protein sequence is MSIMPHLAEPKPFQEKLLRWYREIARPLPWRYTKDPYAIWVSEVMLQQTRVDTVLSYFPRFLKAFPDVQRLASASEEQVLKAWEGLGYYGRARNLHKAAKILCDTNDPTVPDSEEALRSLPGIGDYIVAAVLSFAYRKPFAVLDGNVKRVLARLLAIDWAVNNAKAKPFFQQMAQDLLPAVASDLHNQAMMELGALVCTPRHPKCEGCPVSRFCLSRQNGWVDRFPVREKRRLVPIRRIVIAILVQKGGGVLLTRRPSEGLLGGLWEFPNTELDASMSFSEGIQQLCMRFSPVSDSFTRQSIGTVRHAYTHFKVLAQAFRVDIDAAPDAISETETCRWLNPGMLEDYPLSKITHKVLRLMGMKYR, encoded by the coding sequence ATGTCGATCATGCCGCACCTGGCAGAGCCGAAACCGTTTCAGGAGAAACTGCTTCGCTGGTATCGAGAGATTGCCCGGCCGCTTCCCTGGCGGTACACGAAAGACCCTTACGCCATCTGGGTTTCCGAGGTGATGCTGCAGCAAACCCGGGTCGATACCGTGCTTTCCTATTTTCCCCGTTTTTTGAAGGCCTTTCCGGATGTGCAGCGCCTCGCTTCGGCTTCAGAGGAACAGGTTTTGAAAGCCTGGGAAGGATTGGGCTATTACGGAAGAGCCAGAAACCTGCACAAGGCTGCCAAAATCCTGTGCGACACAAATGACCCAACCGTGCCGGACAGCGAAGAAGCCCTCCGAAGCCTTCCAGGGATCGGGGATTACATCGTCGCAGCGGTTTTGAGTTTTGCCTATCGCAAGCCCTTTGCCGTGCTCGACGGAAACGTCAAACGGGTCTTGGCCCGGCTTCTGGCCATCGATTGGGCCGTCAATAACGCAAAAGCAAAACCGTTCTTTCAGCAGATGGCTCAGGATCTTCTCCCTGCCGTTGCCAGCGATCTGCACAACCAGGCCATGATGGAACTGGGGGCGCTCGTATGCACGCCCAGACATCCGAAATGCGAGGGTTGCCCTGTTTCACGGTTCTGCCTAAGCCGCCAAAACGGTTGGGTTGATCGCTTTCCGGTCCGCGAAAAGCGTCGACTGGTTCCCATCCGCAGGATCGTCATCGCTATCCTGGTTCAAAAAGGTGGCGGGGTGCTCTTAACAAGACGTCCATCCGAAGGCCTTCTCGGCGGGTTGTGGGAATTTCCGAACACAGAACTCGACGCATCCATGTCCTTTTCGGAAGGCATCCAGCAACTCTGTATGCGATTTTCGCCTGTTTCGGACTCTTTCACCCGCCAGTCGATCGGCACAGTCCGGCATGCCTACACCCATTTCAAGGTTCTGGCACAAGCATTCCGGGTCGACATCGATGCGGCGCCAGACGCCATCTCTGAAACCGAAACATGCCGCTGGTTGAATCCAGGCATGCTCGAAGACTACCCCTTGTCCAAAATCACCCACAAAGTCCTTCGACTGATGGGAATGAAATACCGGTAG
- a CDS encoding DUF523 and DUF1722 domain-containing protein, which produces MNTMPQKIRLGVSTCLLGRNVRYDGGHKHDPYLTKTLGVFVEYVPVCPEVECGMPIPRESLRLVGDIASPRLVTTKTGKDFTSQMQQWARQRLDELETENLCGFIFKSDSPSSGMERVKVYLSSGMPVKKGSGIFARMFMERFPLLPVEEEGRLHDPGLRENFIERIFVLQRWRNLCAENPTVGGLVTFHTDHKLLLLAHSPEHYRKMGKLVADASRFPIRQTLDGYAEMLMTALKIKASPRKNVNVLQHALGYFKKELSSEEKQEALTLIEQYGQGLLPLIVPITLIHHFIRKYQEPYLSRQLYFQPHPIELQLRNHV; this is translated from the coding sequence ATGAACACGATGCCACAGAAAATCCGCTTGGGTGTCAGCACCTGCCTTTTGGGGCGGAACGTCCGATACGACGGCGGGCACAAGCACGACCCGTATCTGACGAAAACCCTCGGCGTATTCGTGGAATATGTACCCGTGTGTCCGGAAGTGGAATGCGGTATGCCCATTCCAAGAGAATCCCTGCGGCTGGTCGGGGACATCGCATCTCCCAGACTCGTCACCACAAAAACCGGCAAGGATTTCACCAGCCAGATGCAGCAGTGGGCCAGGCAGCGGTTGGACGAACTCGAAACGGAAAACCTCTGCGGCTTCATTTTCAAGAGCGACTCGCCCAGCAGCGGCATGGAACGCGTCAAGGTGTACCTGAGCTCCGGGATGCCGGTCAAAAAAGGATCGGGAATTTTTGCCCGGATGTTCATGGAGCGGTTTCCACTGCTGCCCGTCGAGGAAGAAGGCAGATTGCACGATCCCGGCCTGCGGGAAAACTTCATCGAGCGCATCTTCGTGCTCCAGCGCTGGCGAAACCTGTGCGCCGAAAACCCGACCGTCGGCGGACTCGTTACGTTTCACACCGATCACAAGCTCCTGCTTCTGGCCCACAGCCCCGAGCACTACCGGAAAATGGGCAAACTTGTTGCGGATGCAAGCCGCTTTCCCATCCGGCAAACGCTGGATGGCTATGCCGAGATGCTGATGACAGCCCTGAAGATCAAGGCAAGCCCCCGGAAAAATGTCAATGTGCTGCAGCATGCCCTGGGCTATTTCAAAAAAGAGCTTTCCTCCGAAGAGAAGCAGGAGGCACTGACCCTGATCGAACAATATGGACAGGGGCTCCTTCCCCTGATCGTCCCCATCACCCTGATCCATCATTTCATTCGAAAATACCAGGAGCCGTATCTTTCCCGTCAGCTCTATTTTCAACCGCATCCCATCGAGCTGCAGTTACGGAACCATGTCTGA
- a CDS encoding molybdopterin-containing oxidoreductase family protein — translation MGTWNKTGCVLCAQNCGLEVLVEDNRMVKARPDKDNPRSQGYACRKGLNVLYHQYPEDRLSKPLKRTEKGFVAVSWEEAIGEIADKLRALIDRHGPRSLAYMGGSSQGGHFEASFGLGLLRALGSQYYYSSAGQEFSGIWWLFGRMLGRQYHVAIPDEHASKMLVGWGWNGMESHQMPRARKTLTDFSKSPDRTLVIIDPRKSETAEIADIHLPVRPGTDALLAKAMIATIVQEGWENREYLEQYVAGWDKLVPWFNVFDVQEALAVCGLDPAQVKEVCRLMTTRTWCMHPDLGVYMGRNSTLNTYFINLLGVVCGIFCVSGGNVIPGMVMPMGFHADERSPKTWRTVTTRMPPAAAGSFPPNVLPEEILSDHPERIRAVLVSACNPLRSYADTKAYEKAFSALDLLIVNEIVMSETARFAHYVLPCRSYYESWDGTFFPWTFPEVYFQMRRPIVSPPGDCLEASQIFTRLADRLGLIPGIPENLFQAAAGNRLAFGMALMQWAGAAPEALQRMPFVLAQTLGRQWDSAALAALWGLLMTAPQGFRKNAERAGFAAGTDLGDRMFQAILDHPEGLWVGKASIEDNWSAIRTPSGKIEVAIPELEAAGSALNGKSETDALKMPADFPFILNAGRHMDRNMNTLMRNPDWNKGKKDCTIAISPGDAARLGLSDGDPARVETEAGSATGEIEVSHRVREGMVLIPHGFGLLYGETVHGLNVNELTKNTHRDFLGTPIHRFVPCRVEKIQRRK, via the coding sequence ATGGGAACCTGGAATAAAACCGGATGTGTGCTCTGCGCCCAGAACTGCGGGCTGGAGGTACTGGTTGAAGACAATCGGATGGTCAAGGCGCGGCCGGACAAGGACAATCCAAGAAGTCAAGGCTATGCCTGCCGCAAGGGATTGAACGTTTTGTATCACCAGTATCCGGAAGATCGCCTGAGCAAACCGCTCAAGCGAACGGAGAAAGGCTTCGTTGCCGTGTCCTGGGAGGAGGCCATCGGAGAGATCGCAGACAAACTGCGGGCCCTCATCGATCGGCATGGCCCCCGATCTCTGGCCTACATGGGCGGAAGCTCGCAGGGCGGTCATTTCGAAGCATCCTTCGGGCTGGGACTGCTGAGGGCGCTGGGCTCGCAGTACTACTATTCTTCCGCAGGGCAGGAATTCAGCGGCATCTGGTGGCTGTTCGGCCGGATGCTCGGAAGGCAATACCATGTGGCCATTCCGGATGAGCACGCCTCGAAAATGCTGGTCGGCTGGGGATGGAACGGAATGGAAAGCCATCAGATGCCCCGGGCGCGAAAAACCCTGACGGACTTCAGCAAGTCCCCGGATCGCACCCTGGTCATCATCGATCCGAGAAAGAGCGAAACGGCTGAGATCGCCGACATCCACCTGCCGGTGCGGCCGGGAACGGACGCCTTGCTGGCCAAGGCCATGATCGCAACCATCGTTCAGGAAGGATGGGAAAACCGGGAATACCTCGAGCAGTATGTAGCGGGCTGGGACAAGCTCGTCCCCTGGTTCAACGTCTTCGATGTCCAAGAGGCTCTGGCCGTCTGTGGACTCGATCCCGCTCAAGTCAAGGAAGTCTGCCGGCTCATGACGACCCGAACCTGGTGCATGCATCCGGATCTCGGGGTTTACATGGGCAGAAACAGCACCCTCAACACGTATTTCATCAATTTATTGGGTGTGGTCTGCGGCATTTTCTGCGTTTCCGGCGGAAACGTCATCCCCGGCATGGTCATGCCCATGGGATTCCATGCCGACGAACGCTCGCCCAAAACCTGGCGGACCGTAACGACCCGGATGCCGCCCGCAGCGGCCGGATCGTTCCCGCCGAACGTCCTGCCCGAGGAAATTCTCTCGGATCACCCCGAGCGAATCCGGGCGGTGCTGGTCAGCGCCTGCAATCCCCTTCGGAGCTATGCGGACACCAAGGCTTACGAAAAGGCCTTCTCCGCCCTCGATCTTCTGATCGTCAACGAAATCGTCATGAGCGAGACGGCCCGCTTCGCCCATTATGTCCTGCCCTGCCGCTCGTATTATGAATCCTGGGACGGAACGTTCTTCCCCTGGACATTCCCGGAAGTCTATTTCCAGATGCGGCGGCCCATCGTTTCCCCACCGGGCGACTGTCTGGAGGCATCCCAAATCTTCACGCGGCTTGCCGATCGGCTGGGACTCATCCCCGGCATTCCGGAAAACCTTTTCCAGGCGGCCGCAGGAAACCGACTCGCCTTCGGCATGGCGCTGATGCAATGGGCGGGCGCCGCGCCCGAGGCGCTCCAGCGTATGCCGTTCGTGCTCGCCCAAACCCTGGGCCGGCAGTGGGACAGCGCAGCCCTGGCCGCCCTGTGGGGCCTTCTCATGACAGCGCCCCAGGGATTTCGGAAAAATGCCGAACGAGCGGGATTCGCGGCTGGAACGGACCTCGGCGACCGGATGTTTCAGGCGATTCTGGATCACCCGGAAGGGCTGTGGGTTGGCAAGGCGTCGATCGAAGACAACTGGTCAGCCATCCGCACACCTTCCGGCAAAATCGAGGTCGCAATTCCGGAACTCGAAGCAGCCGGGTCCGCGCTGAACGGGAAATCCGAAACGGATGCCTTGAAAATGCCCGCGGACTTTCCTTTTATCTTGAACGCGGGAAGACACATGGATCGCAACATGAACACCCTGATGCGCAATCCGGATTGGAACAAGGGGAAGAAGGACTGCACCATCGCCATCAGTCCAGGGGATGCGGCAAGGCTGGGGTTATCGGATGGCGATCCCGCCCGGGTAGAAACGGAAGCCGGGAGCGCCACAGGCGAGATTGAGGTGAGCCACAGGGTTCGGGAAGGCATGGTCCTCATTCCGCACGGATTCGGCCTGCTCTATGGCGAAACCGTCCATGGACTCAATGTCAACGAACTGACGAAAAACACCCACCGGGATTTTCTCGGAACCCCGATCCACCGGTTCGTTCCCTGTCGGGTCGAAAAAATACAGCGCCGGAAGTAA
- a CDS encoding glycosyl transferase translates to MIIGNIVPSLVLCALLTPVMKRIAAKFGWMAYPTRDRWHKKPTALMGGIAIYLAVFLPILFHIDWFSLSSIHFFPSEGMREISFYAIASIGMTGLFMLGLVDDFFQLKPQTKLLGQILVASLIAFFGFRLKWFESMTIDTMVTLFWVVGVTNAFNLLDNMDGLCAGIGAIAAAVLAMLLAPLHPEASVAGWILFGALAGFLIYNFNPASIFMGDCGSLTIGFLVALLSLFYSELSPLSTVSRVSVPILVAMVPVFDTSLVTVIRILSGRKASMGGKDHTSHRLVLIGLSERKAVLFLYCIAIGSGLAALFVHQSDTMGAPSVLIPVGVAFLLMGVYLSQLRIYPEKEFSLLRDKPFTPVLVEWTYKKQILLVILDLGLVAFSYYLCYRLRFSSIDFLFYFRIFLKSLPIVIACKLVVFLILGVYRGVWGNMSANDVAVYLKASTLASLLSIAAVTFVYRFSDFSKGAFLIDWLLTTAALLGTRGFFRLAQDAMRRNTLMGDGAIIYGAGRGGELLLREILHNPSLGLRPIGFIDDDPLKIGKNLQGYPVLGSFSDLSELREKHRIEEILVSFKEAASEERLDDLRRFCKENGIILRRFSICLEEMEGKGYRL, encoded by the coding sequence ATGATTATCGGGAATATCGTTCCCTCCCTGGTGCTGTGCGCCTTGTTGACGCCCGTGATGAAGCGGATTGCCGCCAAATTCGGTTGGATGGCCTATCCCACTCGGGATCGATGGCATAAGAAGCCTACAGCCCTGATGGGCGGTATCGCCATTTATCTCGCTGTTTTCCTCCCGATTCTCTTTCACATCGACTGGTTCAGTTTGTCTTCCATTCACTTTTTTCCATCCGAAGGCATGCGTGAAATATCCTTTTATGCCATTGCTTCGATCGGTATGACGGGTTTGTTCATGCTTGGTCTGGTGGATGATTTTTTTCAATTGAAACCCCAGACGAAACTTTTGGGGCAGATTCTTGTCGCATCTCTGATCGCATTTTTCGGGTTTCGCCTGAAGTGGTTCGAATCGATGACGATTGACACGATGGTTACGCTGTTCTGGGTGGTCGGTGTGACCAATGCCTTCAATCTGCTGGATAATATGGATGGCCTTTGCGCTGGCATCGGTGCGATTGCCGCAGCGGTGCTGGCCATGTTGCTGGCACCTTTGCATCCGGAGGCGTCGGTTGCCGGATGGATTCTTTTTGGGGCTTTGGCTGGATTTCTCATCTACAATTTCAATCCGGCATCGATTTTCATGGGGGATTGCGGAAGTCTGACCATTGGATTCCTGGTTGCTCTGCTTTCCCTGTTTTATTCCGAGCTCAGCCCGTTATCGACTGTTTCGCGGGTTTCGGTGCCGATTCTGGTTGCCATGGTTCCCGTATTCGACACAAGCCTCGTGACGGTCATCCGGATACTGAGCGGCAGAAAAGCTTCCATGGGCGGAAAGGACCACACCTCGCACCGTCTCGTTCTAATCGGCCTGAGCGAGCGCAAGGCCGTGCTGTTTCTCTATTGTATTGCCATCGGCTCCGGTCTTGCGGCACTCTTTGTCCATCAGAGCGATACCATGGGTGCTCCTTCCGTTCTCATCCCCGTGGGTGTCGCATTCCTGCTGATGGGCGTCTACCTTTCCCAGCTACGGATCTATCCGGAAAAGGAATTTTCGTTGCTTCGGGACAAACCGTTTACACCGGTACTGGTCGAATGGACCTACAAGAAACAAATCCTGCTGGTCATCCTGGATCTCGGTCTTGTGGCTTTTTCCTATTATCTCTGTTACCGGCTCCGTTTCAGTTCAATCGATTTTTTGTTCTATTTCCGGATTTTTCTGAAATCGCTGCCGATCGTTATTGCATGCAAACTGGTTGTTTTTCTGATTCTGGGTGTTTACCGGGGGGTGTGGGGCAACATGAGCGCCAACGATGTGGCCGTCTATCTGAAGGCGAGCACGTTGGCATCCTTGTTATCCATCGCTGCGGTCACGTTTGTATATCGCTTTTCCGATTTTTCCAAGGGAGCCTTTCTGATCGACTGGCTCTTGACGACTGCCGCCCTGCTGGGAACCCGGGGATTTTTCAGGCTTGCCCAGGATGCCATGCGGAGAAATACACTCATGGGAGACGGGGCGATCATTTACGGTGCTGGAAGAGGCGGGGAGCTTCTCCTGCGGGAAATCCTCCACAATCCATCCCTGGGGCTTCGCCCCATCGGATTCATCGATGATGACCCGCTGAAAATCGGGAAAAACCTTCAGGGATATCCGGTTCTGGGAAGCTTTTCGGATCTGTCCGAGTTAAGAGAAAAACACCGGATCGAGGAAATCCTGGTTTCGTTCAAGGAAGCTGCCAGCGAGGAACGGCTGGATGATCTTCGGCGTTTTTGTAAGGAAAACGGCATAATACTCAGGCGATTTTCGATTTGCCTCGAGGAAATGGAAGGAAAAGGCTATAGGTTATAG
- the purM gene encoding phosphoribosylformylglycinamidine cyclo-ligase, with protein MERPLTYADAGVNIEKANELVKTIKQIASQTPRAGVMGEIGGFGGLFSLNTTNMEKPILVSSTDGVGTKLKIAFMMQVHNTVGIDLVAMSVNDVVVQGAKPLFFLDYLAMGNLDEQIAVQVISGIGEGCKLAGCALIGGETAEMPGIYAENEYDLAGFAVGIVDNDRIVDGSGIRVGHKLVGLASSGLHSNGFSLVRKICFDKLQLKIDSYVEALGKPLGEELLTPTRIYVDTILKLLRDLPIHGIAHITGGGITENIVRVIPQACGVLIRKLSWQRPAVFQFLQEAGQVPEVEMLRTFNNGLGMILVVPESHVNDVMERCTGMGEKAVVIGEIVERQTGKERVLWE; from the coding sequence ATGGAAAGACCTTTGACCTATGCAGATGCTGGTGTCAACATCGAAAAAGCCAATGAGCTTGTAAAAACCATCAAACAAATTGCCAGCCAAACCCCGCGGGCAGGGGTGATGGGGGAGATCGGCGGTTTCGGCGGTCTGTTTTCGCTCAATACAACCAACATGGAAAAGCCCATTCTGGTCAGCTCGACCGACGGTGTGGGAACCAAGCTCAAAATCGCTTTCATGATGCAGGTGCACAACACGGTGGGGATCGATCTGGTGGCGATGAGCGTGAACGATGTCGTGGTTCAGGGTGCAAAACCGCTGTTTTTCCTGGATTATCTGGCGATGGGGAATCTCGATGAACAGATTGCCGTTCAGGTGATCAGCGGAATTGGGGAGGGCTGTAAATTGGCGGGATGCGCTCTGATCGGCGGGGAGACCGCCGAGATGCCCGGGATTTATGCGGAAAACGAATATGATCTTGCCGGGTTTGCTGTGGGTATCGTTGACAACGACAGAATCGTCGATGGTTCCGGGATTCGTGTCGGCCACAAGCTGGTAGGGCTTGCTTCCAGCGGACTTCACAGCAATGGATTTTCACTGGTTCGAAAAATCTGTTTCGATAAGCTGCAACTCAAGATCGATTCCTATGTCGAGGCGCTTGGAAAGCCGCTGGGCGAGGAACTGCTGACGCCTACGCGCATCTATGTCGATACCATCTTGAAACTGCTGCGTGACTTGCCTATCCATGGAATTGCCCACATTACCGGTGGCGGTATTACGGAAAACATCGTCCGGGTGATTCCCCAGGCATGCGGGGTGTTGATCCGCAAATTGTCCTGGCAAAGACCGGCTGTTTTTCAATTCCTGCAGGAAGCCGGTCAAGTTCCAGAGGTCGAAATGCTGCGAACCTTCAACAACGGGCTTGGCATGATTCTGGTAGTACCGGAATCCCATGTGAACGACGTGATGGAACGGTGCACCGGTATGGGCGAGAAAGCCGTTGTTATTGGTGAAATTGTCGAGAGACAAACGGGAAAGGAAAGGGTGCTATGGGAATAG
- a CDS encoding aminotransferase class I/II-fold pyridoxal phosphate-dependent enzyme, protein MNKFARLDRLPPYVFATVNKIKMDARHAGKDIVDLGMGNPDLPTPKHIVDKLVEAAQKPQNHRYSASMGITRLRMAICDWYKRRFDVDLDPETEAIVTIGIKEGLSHLVLVTIRPGDVVFTPNPTYPIHPYSAIIAGGDVRGIPVGPEENFFENLLNATKQTWPRPKVLILSYPHNPTTEVVDLDFFQQIVDFAKENDILVIHDFAYADLVFDDYKAPSFLQAKGAKDVGVEFFSMSKSYSMAGWRMGFCVGNPETVFALKRIKSYLDYGVFQPIQIASIIALNGPQDCVREICDTYRERRDTLINGLSRIGWDIKSPKGTMFVWGRIPEAYRKMGSVEFAKFLIREAQVAVSPGLGFGEYGDEYVRFALIENPMRIQQAVRGIRKVM, encoded by the coding sequence ATGAACAAATTTGCCAGACTGGACCGATTGCCGCCATATGTGTTTGCAACAGTCAATAAAATCAAAATGGATGCCAGACATGCCGGCAAAGACATCGTCGATCTCGGCATGGGCAATCCGGATTTGCCGACGCCCAAACATATCGTCGACAAACTGGTGGAGGCCGCCCAAAAACCCCAGAACCACCGCTATTCCGCATCCATGGGCATTACCCGCCTGCGCATGGCCATCTGCGACTGGTACAAACGCCGCTTCGATGTCGATCTCGATCCGGAAACCGAGGCCATTGTCACCATCGGTATCAAGGAAGGCCTCTCCCATCTGGTGCTGGTGACCATTCGACCCGGAGATGTCGTGTTTACCCCAAATCCGACCTATCCCATCCATCCCTATTCAGCCATCATTGCCGGCGGAGATGTCCGCGGCATACCGGTAGGCCCCGAGGAAAATTTCTTCGAAAATCTGCTGAATGCAACCAAACAAACATGGCCGAGGCCCAAAGTGCTGATCCTTTCCTATCCGCACAATCCGACAACAGAAGTGGTAGACCTCGATTTTTTTCAGCAGATTGTCGATTTTGCCAAAGAAAACGATATCCTCGTTATTCATGACTTTGCCTACGCGGACCTGGTTTTCGACGATTACAAGGCACCCAGCTTTCTGCAGGCAAAGGGCGCCAAGGATGTCGGCGTCGAATTTTTTTCCATGTCCAAGAGCTACAGCATGGCCGGATGGCGAATGGGATTTTGCGTCGGCAATCCGGAAACGGTTTTCGCACTCAAACGGATCAAAAGCTATCTGGATTACGGCGTTTTTCAACCCATCCAGATCGCATCCATCATTGCACTGAACGGCCCGCAGGATTGTGTTCGGGAGATCTGCGACACATACCGGGAAAGACGAGATACCCTGATCAATGGCCTGAGCCGTATCGGATGGGATATCAAGAGCCCGAAAGGCACGATGTTCGTCTGGGGAAGAATCCCGGAAGCTTACCGGAAAATGGGATCCGTGGAATTTGCAAAGTTTCTCATCCGGGAAGCCCAGGTTGCCGTATCTCCCGGACTCGGTTTCGGGGAATACGGCGACGAGTATGTCCGATTCGCCTTGATTGAAAACCCCATGCGGATTCAGCAGGCCGTTCGCGGCATCCGCAAGGTCATGTAA
- a CDS encoding homoserine dehydrogenase has translation MKTFHIGVLGCGTVGTGVVKLLLERGELITRRIGADLILKAIADIDMDRDRGVAIDKALFTRDARQVILDPEIDIIVETIGGTTIAKELILLALQNGKHVVTANKALLASEGIRLFSKAWEHGLDLGFEASVGGCMPVIKTLRESLAGNAILSVRGILNGTCNTILSKISDERCSFAEALREAQAKGFAEADPTLDIEGIDTAHKLAIIVALAYGTDVRFGDLYVEGISRISPMDIEFAEQFGYRIKLLAISKMVDGAIEARVHPTMIPGSNILSSVNGPLNAITITGDATGDLLLCGAGAGMMPTASAILSDIIDIARDLMNASVGRMPTLSFQPGAIQRIPILPIEELVSHYYIRFSAIDQPGVLSKISGILGNHGISLESVHQKGRKSNADVPLVMFTHLAKERNVREALAEIERLDVVCDHPMLIRIEEPNGN, from the coding sequence ATGAAAACCTTTCATATCGGCGTGCTGGGATGCGGCACCGTCGGAACGGGTGTGGTGAAACTGCTTCTGGAACGAGGGGAGCTGATAACCAGGCGAATCGGGGCCGATCTCATCCTGAAGGCCATCGCCGATATCGACATGGATCGGGACAGGGGCGTTGCCATCGACAAGGCATTGTTTACCCGGGATGCGCGGCAAGTGATTCTCGATCCCGAAATCGACATCATCGTCGAAACCATCGGCGGAACCACCATCGCAAAAGAATTGATCCTGCTTGCCCTGCAAAACGGCAAGCATGTGGTCACCGCCAATAAGGCGCTTCTGGCAAGCGAAGGCATCCGGCTGTTTTCCAAAGCCTGGGAACACGGCCTGGACCTGGGTTTCGAGGCGAGTGTGGGCGGGTGCATGCCGGTGATCAAAACCCTGCGGGAATCGCTTGCCGGAAATGCCATTCTCTCGGTGCGCGGCATCCTCAACGGCACCTGCAACACGATCCTTTCCAAGATCAGCGATGAGCGTTGCTCTTTTGCGGAAGCACTCCGGGAAGCCCAGGCCAAGGGGTTTGCCGAGGCCGATCCCACCCTCGATATCGAAGGCATCGATACGGCGCATAAGCTTGCCATCATCGTGGCGCTCGCTTACGGCACGGATGTCCGCTTCGGCGATCTCTATGTCGAAGGCATCTCCAGAATTTCGCCGATGGACATCGAATTCGCCGAGCAATTCGGCTACCGAATCAAGCTGCTTGCCATCAGCAAAATGGTGGACGGCGCCATCGAAGCCAGGGTCCATCCCACGATGATTCCCGGAAGCAACATTCTGTCGAGCGTCAATGGTCCCCTGAACGCCATCACCATCACCGGAGACGCTACGGGGGACCTTTTGCTTTGTGGCGCAGGCGCAGGCATGATGCCAACGGCAAGCGCCATTCTCTCCGACATCATCGATATCGCACGGGACCTGATGAACGCATCGGTTGGCCGAATGCCCACCCTTTCGTTTCAACCCGGAGCGATTCAACGGATACCGATCCTCCCGATTGAAGAGCTCGTGTCGCATTATTATATTCGATTTTCCGCCATCGATCAGCCGGGAGTGCTATCGAAGATTTCCGGCATTCTCGGCAACCATGGCATCAGCCTCGAGTCAGTGCACCAGAAAGGCAGAAAATCCAACGCAGACGTTCCGCTGGTCATGTTCACCCATCTGGCAAAGGAACGAAACGTTCGAGAGGCCCTCGCCGAAATCGAGCGCCTCGATGTCGTCTGTGATCACCCCATGCTGATCCGTATCGAGGAACCCAACGGCAACTGA
- the thrH gene encoding bifunctional phosphoserine phosphatase/homoserine phosphotransferase ThrH, protein MHIVCTDLEGVLIPEVWIAVAEKTGIPELRLTTRDIADYDQLMRQRLRILKEKGLTIHDIQAVISSMEPLEGAIAFLEKLREATQVIIVSDTYIEFAKPFMKKLGWPTLFCHHLTTDAAGSITGYNLRQQDAKKHTVIALKSLNYEVIAMGDSYNDTAMLIEADHGILFRPPESVITAFPQFPVCTDYGKLFSLIASFL, encoded by the coding sequence ATGCATATCGTTTGTACCGATCTGGAAGGTGTGCTCATCCCGGAAGTGTGGATTGCCGTTGCGGAAAAGACCGGCATCCCGGAACTGAGGTTGACGACCCGGGACATCGCAGACTACGACCAGTTGATGCGGCAGCGGCTTCGCATCCTGAAGGAAAAGGGGCTGACCATCCATGATATTCAAGCAGTCATTTCTTCCATGGAACCCCTGGAAGGGGCAATCGCTTTTCTTGAAAAACTCCGGGAGGCCACCCAGGTCATCATCGTTTCAGATACCTACATCGAATTCGCCAAACCCTTCATGAAAAAGCTGGGCTGGCCCACCCTGTTCTGCCACCACCTGACAACAGATGCCGCGGGCAGCATCACGGGATACAACCTCCGGCAGCAGGATGCCAAGAAACATACGGTCATCGCCCTGAAAAGCCTCAATTACGAAGTGATCGCCATGGGAGATTCCTACAACGACACAGCCATGTTGATCGAAGCCGATCACGGAATCCTTTTCCGGCCCCCGGAATCGGTCATCACCGCTTTCCCGCAATTTCCCGTCTGCACGGATTACGGCAAGCTCTTCTCTCTGATTGCATCGTTTCTGTGA
- a CDS encoding acyl-CoA thioesterase, translated as MIPHRTTCRVIYGDTDNMGMAYHANYLRWFEIGRTELFRSLGFAYKEIEAQGIFLPVSEIGCKYLRPVRYDDLLIIETTVDKTVRGGVKFHYTIWIESADAAPAARGWTLHACVTPDGKVVRPPAFLKQIISRCWSDPPDGSLAARHS; from the coding sequence ATGATTCCGCATCGCACCACATGCCGGGTCATTTACGGCGATACCGACAACATGGGCATGGCCTATCATGCCAACTACCTGAGGTGGTTTGAAATCGGGCGAACGGAATTGTTCCGATCGCTCGGCTTTGCCTACAAGGAAATCGAGGCCCAGGGCATTTTCCTGCCGGTATCGGAAATCGGGTGCAAATACCTGCGCCCGGTTCGATACGATGATCTGCTCATCATCGAAACCACCGTGGACAAGACCGTCCGGGGAGGGGTGAAGTTTCACTACACCATCTGGATCGAATCGGCCGATGCCGCCCCCGCTGCCCGGGGCTGGACCCTGCATGCCTGTGTCACACCCGACGGGAAGGTAGTCAGGCCGCCGGCGTTTTTGAAACAGATCATCAGCCGCTGCTGGAGCGATCCGCCAGATGGATCCCTCGCCGCTCGACATTCTTGA